One segment of Malassezia restricta chromosome V, complete sequence DNA contains the following:
- a CDS encoding 2-oxoglutarate dehydrogenase E1 component, giving the protein MLRNMMNISSRALASSRSLRPVATTNGWRLLTTSARTLAKPSGPSPNDSFANTTNAYYAEEMHRRWLEDPKSVHSSWDAYFKGLNNGLPSQQAFTPAPSQLPPSSATLKSHVHPANDYLKLQLLVRAYQVQGHIISKLDPLKIIDSEREGHMPQEMNPSFYGWSESDLDKEMQLGPGLLPNFVTNGIEKLTIREVIQACERIYGGSIGYQYVHVPDRNMCDWLRQRIEVPTPYSYSRDQKRRIFDRLAWSDSFERFIASKYPNEKRFGLEGGESLIPGIKTIIDRAVDYGVSSITMGMPHRGRLNVLGNVIRRPIEGILHQFADNSNEEGGGDVKYHLGANYIRPTPSGSKVALSLVANPSHLEAEDPVVLGKTRALQDFAGDHEHTSSMALLLHGDAAFAGQGVVYETMGMYNLPKYATGGTIHIIVNNQIGFTTDPRFSRSTPYPSDIAKAIDAPIFHVNGDDVEAVNFVCQLAVDWRHEFKKDVVIDLVCYRRHGHNEIDQPAFTQPRMYKAIENQKPTLEQYSKRLVDEGSLSQKEIDDHLQWVWNLLQEMFEKSKTFEPEERQWLSSAWEGFPSPRELKERVLEQHDTGVDEDRLKYIGTVSASHPDDFVVHRNLARILKGRKKAIDDGEGIDMSTAEALAFGSLAMEKNLVRVAGQDVERGTFSQRHAVLHDQKSERTYTPLAHLSEDQAPFTICNSSLSEFGALGFELGFSLVDPNNLTIWEAQFGDFANNAQCIIDQFIASGEQKWLQRTGLVMNLPHGYDGQGPEHSSARIERFLQLCDDHPYRFPTKEQLSRQHQDANMAVVYCTTPANLFHVLRRQVHRDFRKPLINLFSKSLLRHPEARSTLAEMLPGTSFQRYIPEPHATEGKDALVAPEQISRHIITVGQAYYALLNYRREHKINDVAISRIEQISPLDYESLLESIDKYPNALLLFAQEEPVNGGAWSYLEPRLRRICMKSEHHKDNEFLVSARPPTSSVATGHKAAHIAEVKNYLHNAFHKQRGGEDEVASS; this is encoded by the coding sequence ATGTTACGCAATATGATGAACATTTCAAGCCGTGCTTTGGCTTCATCGCGCTCTTTGCGACCAGTCGCGACCACGAATGGTTGGCGTTTGTTGACCACATCGGCCCGCACACTCGCGAAGCCATCGGGTCCCTCTCCAAATGACTCTTTTGCCAACACGACAAACGCTTATTATGCTGAAGAAATGCATCGTCGATGGCTGGAGGACCCGAAGTCGGTGCATAGCAGCTGGGATGCGTACTTTAAGGGCTTGAATAATGGCTTGCCTAGTCAGCAGGCTTTCACGCCAGCGCCAAGCCAGCTCCCTCCTTCATCAGCGACCTTGAAAAGCCATGTACACCCAGCTAACGATTATCTGAAGCTTCAGCTTCTTGTCCGTGCGTACCAGGTCCAGGGACACATTATCTCTAAACTTGACCCGCTTAAGATCATCGATTCAGAACGCGAGGGCCACATGCCCCAGGAAATGAACCCTAGTTTCTACGGTTGGTCTGAATCTGATCTCGACAAGGAGATGCAGCTTGGCCCTGGCCTGCTGCCCAACTTTGTCACTAACGGTATCGAGAAGCTTACGATCCGCGAGGTTATTCAAGCTTGCGAGCGTATCTATGGAGGTTCGATTGGCTACCAGTATGTTCATGTTCCCGATCGAAACATGTGTGACTGGCTGcgtcagcgcatcgaggtGCCTACGCCTTACTCGTACTCGCGTGACCAGAAGCGCCGCATTTTCGACCGTCTTGCATGGTCTGACTCGTTTGAGCGATTTATTGCATCTAAGTATCCAAACGAGAAGCGCTTTGGTCTTGAGGGTGGTGAATCGCTTATTCCTGGTATCAAGACGATCATTGATCGTGCAGTTGATTATGGTGTTAGTTCCATCACTATGGGTATGCCGCACCGTGGTCGCCTGAATGTACTGGGTAACGTCATTCGCCGTCCCATTGAGGGCATTCTGCATCAATTTGCAGACAACTCCAACGAAGAGGGCGGTGGTGATGTCAAATATCACCTAGGTGCCAACTATATTCGACCCACGCCAAGTGGCTCGAAGGTGGCTTTATCTCTGGTTGCTAACCCATCGCACTTGGAGGCTGAAGACCCTGTTGTGCTGGGTAAGACTCGAGCTCTCCAGGACTTTGCCGGCGACCATGAACACACCAGCTCCATGGCTTTGCTCTTGCACGGTGACGCTGCCTTTGCTGGTCAAGGTGTTGTATACGAGACGATGGGTATGTACAATCTTCCAAAATATGCCACTGGTGGTACGATTCACATCATCGTGAACAACCAAATTGGCTTCACGACAGACCCTCGTTTCTCCCGTTCGACGCCCTACCCATCAGATATTGCCAAGGCCATTGATGCACCGATTTTCCACGTCAACGGTGATGACGTTGAAGCTGTAAACTTTGTTTGCCAGTTGGCCGTTGACTGGCGCCATGAGTTTAAGAAGGATGTGGTCATTGACCTTGTTTGCTATCGTCGTCATGGCCACAACGAAATTGACCAGCCGGCCTTCACTCAGCCACGTATGTACAAAGCTATCGAAAACCAGAAGCCCACGCTCGAGCAATACTCCAAGCGCCTAGTGGATGAGGGATCGCTTTCTCAAAAGGAAATAGACGACCATCTTCAATGGGTTTGGAACTTGCTTCAGGAGATGTTTGAAAAGAGCAAGACTTTTGAACCGGAGGAGCGCCAATGGCTCTCAAGTGCTTGGGAAGGCTTCCCGTCGCCTAGGGAGCTGAAGGAACGTGTTCTTGAGCAGCACGACACTGGTGTGGATGAGGACCGTCTCAAATACATTGGCACTGTCTCTGCTTCGCACCCTGACGATTTTGTGGTGCATCGCAATCTTGCGCGTATCCTTAAGGGTCGCAAGAAGGCCATTGATGATGGTGAAGGTATCGATATGAGCACGGCCGAGGCCCTGGCCTTTGGTTCGCTGGCTATGGAGAAGAACCTAGTACGTGTTGCAGGTCAGGATGTGGAGCGTGGTACATTCTCTCAACGCCATGCCGTTCTACACGATCAGAAGAGCGAGCGTACCTACACGCCTCTAGCGCACTTGTCGGAAGATCAGGCTCCATTCACGATCTGTAACAGTTCTCTCTCTGAATTTGGCGCCCTCGGTTTTGAGCTTGGTTTCTCGCTGGTGGACCCTAACAACCTCACTATATGGGAGGCGCAGTTTGGTGACTTTGCTAACAATGCTCAGTGCATTATTGATCAGTTCATCGCCTCTGGTGAACAAAAatggctgcagcgcacgggTCTAGTAATGAACTTGCCTCATGGTTACGATGGTCAGGGCCCAGAGCATTCGAGTGCACGTATCGAACGCTTCCTTCAGCTGTGCGATGACCATCCGTACCGCTTCCCCACAAAGGAGCAGCTTTCTCGTCAGCACCAGGATGCCAATATGGCCGTCGTTTACTGCACGACGCCTGCTAACTTGTTCCATGTCCTTCGTCGTCAGGTCCACCGTGATTTCCGTAAGCCGTTGATCAACTTGTTCAGTAAGTCTCTCTTGCGTCATCCCGAAGCCCGTTCCACACTTGCTGAAATGCTTCCTGGTACGTCGTTCCAGCGCTACATCCCTGAACCGCACGCTACGGAGGGTAAAGATGCATTGGTTGCACCAGAGCAAATCTCGCGCCACATTATCACTGTGGGTCAAGCATACTATGCATTGCTTAACTACCGCCGAGAGCACAAGATCAATGATGTGGCAATTTCACGCATTGAACAGATTTCGCCGCTGGACTATGAGTCTTTGCTTGAGAGCATTGACAAGTACCCTAACGCCCTTCTCTTATTTGCGCAGGAGGAGCCCGTCAACGGTGGCGCTTGGTCTTATTTGGAACCACGTCTGCGAAGAATCTGCATGAAATCGGAACACCACAAGGACAATGAGTTCCTTGTGTCAGCTCGTCCTCCTACGAGCTCAGTGGCCACGGGTCATAAGGCGGCCCACATTGCCGAAGTAAAGAATTACCTTCACAACGCTTTTCACAAGCAACGAGGTGGTGAGGATGAAGTAGCAAGTTCCTAG
- a CDS encoding phosphatase domain, paladin 1: MKILTSRWAQNERKIVRERHGSVLSRGLILKRDQAASGEDYALEHAVALEGAPLFREADVGLGVYGVAQPTIIGLKTALSVLQCDPQDDGNGSTRRCAWVCTREEPVVFVGDTPYVLRETHKPRNTYSMSDRAENLEGIEKRLKNDILAEASKNNGLLLVHQEQDSTTELKSKWVAVQRDNVRTMREVFTWIQSQGWRVSYHRLPIAPDQPLEHNYLDAYTQIIKDNDPLNTCFIANCGAGVFRTTFAMIAAVLVRRRQTHLLTQVDPLLDTDNVGNVDKHAPSKSLVHTLRRVQDNMVHDRHLLRLVHVLNHSLSTHDTRSVIEQLLMQPSLLKSLQEANTGNYGMVRQLCGLLDNGLACKEIVDTAIDACSHMTNLRESILAHRLRYSTAAAIDEPQAHALLRRAAKALEVYYFLIAFSSYVEDSRTAVFHVRFVDWLKERAEIWRGIGRIRGLHHHLSLFDPVADLSLISRGDTGVLAAPNESVRQRFGEVIAQGALVTGDEFADFVVRNRTGTVLRSGLLLKRDVWRKFEHQAKVPCIRGAVNFRRIRDTNVFGTGQPSVDGIRNLLMTVLDDIPRQDNEIRTVLWINLREEPLVYVSGGPYCLRQRELSLRNITDYSGITSERLAQLEERLRQDVIQELSASDNKLLLHTETEDGTVVPLWEDAEPSDISTMQEVMDHISASLPNDVHLVFRRVPITAEKSLDSSDICDLINAVLHSYNNRMPIIVNCQLGRGRTTLVSVLILLIKHWMGDAPLSTQTQDKQPLTYHVINSLLRVVPYGQETKRIVDNAIDSCGYMINIRDDIEESRCKAIETSDEAKKQQYIARGVQSLRRYFQILTFQAYLNSVRPDTIMSHTYEHFIRKQPVLETIARDLNQWELSTITPLRKVDIGDGVALTDEVEEVVRNRTGNILSASTILKSDFFSGILKAGLPLRIEGMPNLRGVCPLVSLQHSLIHKKITLHTARETWGCGMPTIDGLRAGLSRMNAAPNGYGRIVWTNLREEPVLYVNGRPHVLRLADQPLTNVEATGVTTEVVERIERALQRDLREEARQRNGHVLLHDEVALENGEYAIVPVWETVQDSDILTPRDVYERVSSEGFRVDYARVAITDEQAPVPEVFSHLEERVQRAIDTDSMCVFNCQMGRGRTTSGMVIASMIVSVREYGQLWLEQDVWATMDQAQAEDESRELREDELRSDGEYRCILQLVAVLSHGRLAKMLLDHAIDRMDTIQNLRKAISMMKLRADNASPDSPRHKQLVTAFHNYLGRYGYLIAYASYLLDKHQFDAHLRDGDVLFGSPLRPHRSHSGSIEDASALAGIYPSFPEWLHKRREISAILDREELD; this comes from the coding sequence ATGAAGATTCTGACTTCCCGTTGGGCACAAAATGAGCGAAAAATTGTTCGCGAGCGCCACGGAAGTGTTTTATCCCGTGGACTTATTTTAAAACGGGATCAAGCTGCAAGTGGTGAAGACTATGCGCTTGAACATGCGGTTGCGCTCGAGGGTGCCCCCCTTTTTCGCGAGGCAGACGTGGGCCTGGGTGTGTATGGTGTGGCACAACCCACGATAATCGGCCTAAAAACAGCTTTGTCTGTTTTACAGTGTGATCCACAAGATGATGGAAATGGATCTacgcgtcgatgcgcttggGTTTGTACACGGGAAGAACCAGTAGTATTTGTCGGCGATACTCCGTATGTGTTGCGCGAGACTCATAAACCCCGAAATACATACAGCATGAGCGATCGTGCTGAAAATCTTGAAGGCATTGAGAAAAGACTGAAGAACGACATTTTGGCAGAAGCATCAAAAAACAATGGACTGCTTCTTGTTCATCAAGAGCAAGACAGCACTACTGAGCTTAAATCCAAGTGGGTCGCCGTGCAACGTGATAATGTACGAACTATGCGTGAGGTTTTCACTTGGATCCAGTCCCAAGGTTGGCGTGTCTCTTACCACCGCTTACCCATTGCACCAGATCAGCCGCTTGAGCACAACTACCTGGATGCGTATACCCAAATCATTAAAGATAATGACCCGCTCAATACGTGCTTCATTGCAAATTGCGGTGCAGGTGTATTCCGTACGACATTCGCAATGATAGCAGCAGTCCTAGTACGTCGGCGTCAGACGCACCTACTCACCCAAGTCGATCCTTTGCTTGACACAGACAACGTTGGAAATGTTGACAAGCATGCGCCATCCAAATCTTTGGTTCATACACTTCGCCGCGTTCAAGACAATATGGTGCATGATCGTCATCTGCTTCGTTTAGTCCATGTGCTGAACCACAGTCTATCAACGCATGATACTCGCTCTGTCATTGAACAGTTATTGATGCAGCCTTCTTTGCTTAAATCTTTACAAGAGGCAAACACTGGTAATTATGGCATGGTTCGGCAGTTATGCGGTTTGTTGGACAATGGCTTAGCATGTAAAGAGATTGTGGACACGGCGATTGATGCATGTTCCCACATGACGAATTTGCGTGAGTCAATTTTAGCCCACCGATTGCGCTATTCAACTGCTGCGGCCATTGACGAACCTCAAGCACATGCCTTGTTGCGCCGAGCAGCCAAAGCTCTCGAAGTATACTATTTTTTGATCGCGTTTTCGAGCTACGTGGAAGACAGTCGGACCGCCGTCTTCCACGTCCGCTTTGTCGACTGGCTCAAGGAGCGTGCGGAAATTTGGCGTGGTATCGGACGCATTCGAGGTCTTCATCATCACTTGTCACTCTTTGACCCAGTGGCGGACTTATCGCTTATCAGCCGTGGTGACACTGGCGTCCTAGCTGCCCCGAACGAATCGGTGAGGCAACGATTCGGTGAGGTCATCGCCCAAGGTGCGCTAGTAACGGGAGATGAATTTGCCGATTTTGTTGTACGCAATCGCACGGGTACAGTTCTGCGCTCAGGTTTATTACTCAAACGCGATGTATGGCGCAAATTTGAGCATCAGGCCAAGGTTCCATGCATTCGAGGAGCCGTGAATTTTAGGCGCATCCGGGACACAAATGTATTTGGCACTGGACAGCCATCGGTGGACGGCATTCGTAATCTTCTCATGACTGTGTTGGACGATATTCCGCGCCAAGATAATGAGATACGCACAGTCTTGTGGATCAATTTGCGTGAAGAGCCCCTTGTATATGTAAGTGGTGGTCCTTACTGTCTCCGCCAACGCGAATTGTCACTGCGAAACATTACGGATTACAGCGGCATCACATCCGAACGCCTCGCTCAATTGGAAGAGCGATTGCGGCAAGACGTGATTCAGGAGCTCTCGGCCAGTGATAATAAACTTTTATTGCATACAGAAACCGAAGACGGAACCGTGGTGCCTCTATGGGAGGATGCAGAACCAAGTGACATTTCGACAATGCAGGAAGTGATGGACCATATTTCAGCCTCCTTACCGAATGATGTGCATTTGGTGTTTCGGCGTGTTCCTATCACAGCTGAGAAGAGCTTGGATTCGTCGGATATTTGTGACTTGATAAATGCAGTATTGCACAGCTACAATAACCGAATGCCAATCATCGTCAATTGCCAGTTGGGTCGAGGCCGAACAACTTTGGTTTCTGTGCTTATTTTGCTCATCAAGCATTGGAtgggcgacgcgccacTCTCTACTCAGACACAAGATAAACAACCCCTCACATATCATGTCATCAACAGCTTACTTCGTGTGGTGCCGTACGGTCAAGAGACCAAGCGTATCGTGGACAATGCCATTGATAGCTGTGGCTATATGATAAATATCCGCGATGACATTGAAGAATCGCGTTGCAAAGCCATCGAAACATCGGACGAGGCGAAAAAGCAGCAGTACATTGCACGGGGTGTACAGAGTCTGCGACGTTACTTTCAGATCCTCACATTTCAGGCATATCTTAACAGCGTGCGCCCTGACACAATCATGTCTCACACGTACGAGCACTTTATCCGGAAGCAGCCTGTCTTGGAAACAATCGCTCGCGATCTAAACCAGTGGGAGTTGTCTACCATCACACCGCTACGCAAAGTAGACATTGGTGATGGTGTGGCACTCACGGACGAAGTTGAAGAAGTTGTGCGAAATCGTACAGGAAATATTCTAAGTGCATCGACCATACTCAAGTCGGATTTTTTCAGTGGAATCCTCAAAGCCGGCCTTCCGCTAAGGATCGAAGGTATGCCGAATCTTCGAGGTGTATGCCCTCTAGTCTCGCTACAGCATTCATTAATTCATAAAAAGATCACACTGCACACTGCGCGAGAGACATGGGGGTGTGGTATGCCGACGATTGATGGACTCCGTGCAGGCCTATCAAGGATGAACGCTGCGCCTAACGGATATGGCCGGATCGTGTGGACGAATCTGCGTGAAGAGCCTGTGCTTTACGTTAATGGACGGCCACATGTATTGCGCCTGGCTGACCAGCCCCTCACGAACGTCGAAGCGACGGGTGTAACTACTGAAGTGGTCGAGCGCATTGAGCGTGCGTTACAACGTGATTTGCGAGAGGAAGCTCGACAAAGGAACGGCCatgtgctgctgcacgatgAAGTGGCGCTGGAGAATGGCGAGTATGCCATTGTGCCCGTATGGGAGACAGTGCAGGATTCTGACATTCTTACACCACGCGATGTATATGAGCGGGTAAGCAGCGAGGGCTTCCGAGTCGATTATGCAAGGGTTGCTATCACTGATGAGCAAGCGCCGGTGCCAGAAGTGTTTTCGCACCTCGAGGAACGTGTACAACGTGCGATTGATACAGACTCAATGTGTGTATTTAATTGCCAAATGGGTCGTGGGCGTACGACGAGCGGCATGGTGATTGCGTCTATGATTGTGAGCGTCCGAGAATATGGACAATTATGGCTAGAGCAGGATGTATGGGCCACGATGGACCAAGCACAAGCTGAGGATGAATCtcgcgagctgcgtgaaGATGAGCTACGCTCAGATGGAGAATATCGCTGTATATTGCAGCTCGTCGCTGTATTGTCACATGGACGTCTTGCCAAGATGTTACTCGACCACGCTATTGATCGTATGGATACCATACAGAACTTACGCAAGGCAATCAGCATGATGAAACTGCGGGCAGATAATGCTAGTCCAGACTCTCCTCGACACAAGCAGCTCGTTACCGCGTTTCACAATTACCTTGGTCGATATGGGTATCTCATTGCATATGCAAGTTATCTTTTGGACAAGCATCAATTCGACGCACATTTGCGAGACGGAGACGTATTATTCGGTTCGCCGCTGCGACCACATCGCTCGCATTCTGGATCAATTGAAGATGCCAGTGCACTAGCAGGCATCTATCCAAGCTTCCCTGAATGGCTCCATAAGCGTCGAGAAATTAGTGCGATCCTCGATcgcgaggagctcgatTAG
- a CDS encoding large subunit ribosomal protein L17e: MVRYAFDDTKVPEATAKSRGSYLRVHFKNTRETAAAVTGMPLQKAYEYFDNVLERKQAIPFRRFNGGVGRTPQVNYLGTTQGRWPVKSVKFLRELLKNAESNAEAKDMDAQTLIIRNIVVQQAPTTYRRTYRAHGRINPYRSNPCHIEIHLASPAEQVQKTKSVVPVRLNKRQLAKKRVAASRAVAPAKTQ; encoded by the exons ATG GTCCGCTACGCATTTGACGACACAAAGGTTCCTGAGGCgacggccaagtcgcgcggTTCTTATCTCCGTGTTCACTTCAAGAACACGCGTGAGACCGCTGCCGCTGTGACTGGCATGCCTCTCCAAAAGGCTTATGAATACTTTGACaatgtgctcgagcgcaagCAGGCTATTCCCTTCCGCCGCTTTAACGGTGGTGTCGGTCGTACTCCTCAGGTAAACTACCTGGGTACGACGCAGGGTCGCTGGCCAGTCAAGTCTGTCAAGTTTCTGCGTGAATTGCTGAAGAATGCTGAGTCGAACGCTGAGGCAAAGGATATGGATGCCCAGACATTGATTATCCGTAACATTGTTGTTCAACAAGCTCCTACGACTTACCGCCGCACCTACCGTGCTCACGGTCGTATCAACCCTTACCGCAGCAACCCTTGCCACATTGAGATCCACCTTGCTTCGCCCGCAGAGCAGGTGCAGAAGACCAAGTCGgtcgtgcctgtgcgccTGAACAAGCGCCAGCTTGCCAAGAAGCGTGTGGCTGCCTCTCGCGCCGTTGCTCCTGCGAAGACGCAGTAA
- a CDS encoding vesicle-associated membrane protein 4: MGDEATRYDPYIPAESATKSAGAGSSRTAQIQAQIDETVGVMRDNINRVNERGENLDALQDKTDNLAVSAQGFRRGANQVRKRMWWKDVKMRLLIVLAIIILLCVIIIPAAVTTTDKNDDKNTNNNKTASDNVTRSGSAENAQATSR; encoded by the coding sequence ATGGGAGATGAAGCAACACGCTATGATCCGTACATTCCAGCGGAATCTGCAACAAAGTCAGCGGGTGCTGGGAGCTCGCGCACTGCTCAAATCCAGGCTCAGATCGATGAGACCGTAGGTGTGATGCGCGATAACATCAATCGCGTCAATGAACGTGGAGAAAACCTGGACGCACTTCAGGACAAGACAGACAATTTGGCTGTTTCAGCTCAAGGATTCCGTCGTGGTGCTAACCAGGTCCGTAAGCGCATGTGGTGGAAGGACGTAAAAATGCGTTTGTTAATTGTACTTGCCATCATCATCCTTTTGTGTGTCATTATCATCCCTGCAGCTGTCACGACAACAGACAAAAATGATGACAAGAATACGAATAACAACAAAACAGCCTCCGATAACGTAACCAGATCGGGCAGTGCCGAAAACGCTCAGGCTACTTCTCGCTGA